DNA from Luteolibacter yonseiensis:
ACCTCCCGCACCTTCGCATTGCTGCGGACCAGGACGCCGCAGGTCATTCCGCGTGTGCCGACGCCGAGTTCGTCCAGCAATCCACCCAGGCGTTCCAGGCGTTCCTCCCATTTTCCCTCGACCACTTCCACACGCGCCTCTCCGTGTTTGTGAGGAACTGCCAGAGGGGCCGCGGAAACGTGCTGCTGCCATTGCCACATCGCGGCCGCGTCACCGAAAAGCTCGCGCATCGTCGCGGTGTCCCCACAGACCTGGTTCACCAGTGCGAGCACTTCCGGGCAGGACCGCCATGACTCCGCCATCGGTTCGATCTCCAGGTCTCCCCCATACCGGGCCATCACCTCGTCGAAGAGGCCTACCTCACCACCCCGCCACGCATAGATCGCCTGCTTGCGGTCTCCGACCACGAACATCGACCCGTCTCCCGCACCCGCCGCCTCGTCGACGAGCGGAAGCAATCCCAGCCAGTCGGCCCGGCTGGTGTCTTGGAATTCATCCAGCAGCCAGTGCTCATGGCGAGAGTCCAGACGGAAGTCCACCGCTTCACGGCGCAGGCGGGAGTCCTCATTGAGAACCCATTCCCCCATGAGGATTTTCACGTCCTCGAAACCCAGCAGACCGCGTTGGCGCAGTTGTTTTTCGCAAAGCGCGTCATAGACCGAGACCACCTCGCGCACCGCGCGCGTGCGGTGCAGGGCGGCCGCAAGCTCGCATCGGGCGGCGAGAGCCACCAAATCGCGCAAGGCCTCTCCCGCAGGCCCGCCGATGAGGAACTCTTTGTAATACTTCACCACGAGCGGCCCGTCCCGGGATTCGGCCGCAACCATCAGGTTTCCCAGCATGCCGGTCGCACCATTCAGGCTCCCGCTGCCGATGGTGTGCCCGGTGAGGGCCGAAACGGCCTTCTCCAGCGCCTCGCGCTGGCCTTTCCGGGTGTAATCGATCCCATCCAGCCCGCGTTCCACCTTCGCTGCGAGGGTGTGCTTCTGTTTTTCCCAATCGTCGAACCGCACTCCGGCGAGGTCTGCCGGCCCCCATTCGGCCGCACGTGACGTGCGGTAGAGGCTCTGCCAGCTTCGCACGAACCCGCGCAGACCGTCCATGACTCCAAGCTCCTCCTTGCCGATTGTCGCGCGTCGGAAGGAGTGAAGGAAATCATCACCTCCGGATTCTTCCAATGTCTCTCCGAGGATCGCGGCGAGGATCTCGTCCGTCATGGCGACCGCGCGCGGTCCTTCCAGCAGATCGAATTTTCCGCCGGTCAGGCCCAGTTCGTATTGGAACCCGCGGACGACCTTTGCGAAGAAGCTGTCCATGGTGCCGAGCGTGAAGCGTGGCAGGGCCCGGACCACCTTTTCCAAGGCTTCCTGGAAATCCGCGTCAGGGATTTCCAGCTCCTCACGCAACCGCGCCGCCGTTTTTTCATCGCTCGCCGCGTCCGCCAGCTTCGTCAGAACCGAGTCAGCGAATTCTCCCGCCGCTTTGCGGGTGAAGGTGAGCGCGACGATTTTTTCAGGCGGCACGCCTTTCGCCACCAGTCCGATGACGCGGTTTCCCAGCTGGAACGTTTTCCCCGAGCCGGCGGAGGCCAGGATGAGCAGGTTCTTCGCGAGGATGTTCATGGCTGCCGCGAGCGTGAGGGGATTTCCGGGTTTCTGGAACTCTGAAATCCTCTCCGGAGGGATCTCCGAAATGCTGCTGGTATTTAAGGTTGGTGAAGTTAATTTCGCAGCCGATGACGGACCGCGACGAGATCGCCTTTTTCGAGTTCCAAGCCACGGAGAAAAGTGGCTCGCGCCGTACGCTTGAAAACTATCGGGACGCTCTCGCCGCTTATCAGAAATGGCGGGGTGACAAGTTCTCCGGTTGGCGGGACGAGGAAGCGGACGATTTCCGCGACTATTTGTTTTACCTGATGAAGCAGGACTTCAAGCGCTCGACGATCCGGTTGAGATTCGCGGCGCTGAGATCTTTTTATAAATTCCTCGTGCTCCGCCGGGGAATGGCGGGCAGCCCGGTCGCGGAGGTGCAACTGCCGAAACCCGAACGCGGACTGCCGGTGGTGCTCACACTTTCGCAGATCGACGAGCTGCTGGCGGTGCCCCTGCGATCCGAACCGGACAAGAGATCCCCCGTCTGGCTTCCGTTGCGCGACGCGGCGATCCTCGAGCTTTTCTATTCCTGCGGCCTGCGGATTTCAGAGCTGCTGGCTCTGGATGTGAGGCACGTGGACTTCATCGGAGAGAGCGTGAGGGTCATGGGAAAAGGTTCGAAAGAGCGCATCGTTCCTGTCGGAGGACCTGCCCTGAACGCCATCCAGCGCTACCGTCAGGAAGCCTCCGTCACTTCGGGGCCGTTGTTTCTCAGCAGCCGCCGCAAGCGCATCACCCAGCAGGCGGTGGATCAGTTGCTGAAGAAATACCTGAAGCGCAGCAACATTCCCTTCGCGATCAGTCCCCACAAGCTGCGCCACAGCTTCGCCACCCATTTGCTGGATGCGGGGGCGGACCTGCGGAGCGTGCAGACACTGCTCGGGCACGCGTCGCTTTCCACGACGCAGATCTACACTCATGTGACGAAGGAGCGTCTGAAACAAGCCTACGACACCGCCCACCCCCGCGCGTGAAATCCCTATTTCTCCATCTCGTGAAAATCAGCGGCATCCTCGGTTTTTTGGGATTAAATGCCTGCTCGAACCAACCGCAGCTCCCTCCGGGTCCTTATGGTTCCCATCCCCATGAGGAAATTGTCAGGCGGGTGGCGGAAAAAACCGACCTCGCGGTGCTCTTCATCGGAAACAGCTACAGCTTCGGCGTGCCCAGGGCGTTCACAAGACTGGCTGCCGCGAATGGCAGGAAAGTCCGGACCGCCCATGCGACCTACAGCGGATGGACGCTCGCCCGCCACGCGGCGAACGAGGCGACGCTTGCCAAGATCCGCAACGGACGCTGGGACATCGTCGTGATCCAGGAGCACAGCGTGATTCCCTCGCTGCCTGCGGGGAAACGGGATGCGGAGATGCTTCCGCCACTGCGTTCGCTGGTCACCGAGGTACGGAAACAGGGAGCGGTTCCCGTGCTCTATCAGACATGGGGCCGGAGGGACGGGAACAAGGACGTCCGTCATGATGATTTCCATAAAATGACCGGCAGGCTGCGGGATGGCTACGAGGCTGCTGCTAAAAACGCGGGCTGCCTGGTGGTGGTGCCGGTGGGGGATGCCTGGGAAAGGGAGTTTTCCGCCGGAAATGGAGCGGAGCTTTTCATGCCGGATGGCAGTCACCCGTCGGTATTCGGAAACGAAGTCACGGCCCGTGCGTTCTATGAAGCCTTCTTCGGAAAATGACAAAGGAGAGCGCGGGGCTCTCCTTTGCCTGATCATGAGTGGAGTGGATTATTCAAGAAGGTAGGTCACCGAGTAAACGGTCGTCTTGAGGCCCGAGCCGGTTGTCTTGAAGAAGGAAAGCTCCGCGAAAACCGGCTTTTTAAGCGAGTTTTTCCGGACCACGGCCGCGTCGGCATTG
Protein-coding regions in this window:
- a CDS encoding UvrD-helicase domain-containing protein; translation: MNILAKNLLILASAGSGKTFQLGNRVIGLVAKGVPPEKIVALTFTRKAAGEFADSVLTKLADAASDEKTAARLREELEIPDADFQEALEKVVRALPRFTLGTMDSFFAKVVRGFQYELGLTGGKFDLLEGPRAVAMTDEILAAILGETLEESGGDDFLHSFRRATIGKEELGVMDGLRGFVRSWQSLYRTSRAAEWGPADLAGVRFDDWEKQKHTLAAKVERGLDGIDYTRKGQREALEKAVSALTGHTIGSGSLNGATGMLGNLMVAAESRDGPLVVKYYKEFLIGGPAGEALRDLVALAARCELAAALHRTRAVREVVSVYDALCEKQLRQRGLLGFEDVKILMGEWVLNEDSRLRREAVDFRLDSRHEHWLLDEFQDTSRADWLGLLPLVDEAAGAGDGSMFVVGDRKQAIYAWRGGEVGLFDEVMARYGGDLEIEPMAESWRSCPEVLALVNQVCGDTATMRELFGDAAAMWQWQQHVSAAPLAVPHKHGEARVEVVEGKWEERLERLGGLLDELGVGTRGMTCGVLVRSNAKVREVADVLRAKGFDVIEEGRREPSKDNPVGITLNHLLKWLANPADAFSREVVAMSPLGPALAAGYGDYWQQVWEGLLGIASESGFSRMVGQVVESCWADWSDFDRRRAGDVMTALASLDAQGGATPQEAAEWIERLEVSQSPGVAAVQVMTIHKSKGLGFDVVVLPEIPNDSIPSAQYFDVAEGRGWITQTPPKWARDLIPELRDAEAEWSANQRYEAFCMLYVALTRSKRGLYVLLEPPSSSQDADKPSLANWLARSVGSNGQPGTIWQNGAAGWVEGFALSGKTKAVAGRPVLAAAIPRRERMTAGGEKQITSISMAGLGYGTEVHEAFEKIGWVDEAPPVLPVGDVEKRVTELLGVSDLRRFFERGGRPVELLREQPVDAVIDGKWLSGVMDRVHLHRDADGVVSRVEIIDFKTDPVEEISELVERYSAQMGAYREMMRQTCPAASVECVLLSTHLARAEVF
- a CDS encoding tyrosine recombinase XerC, encoding MTDRDEIAFFEFQATEKSGSRRTLENYRDALAAYQKWRGDKFSGWRDEEADDFRDYLFYLMKQDFKRSTIRLRFAALRSFYKFLVLRRGMAGSPVAEVQLPKPERGLPVVLTLSQIDELLAVPLRSEPDKRSPVWLPLRDAAILELFYSCGLRISELLALDVRHVDFIGESVRVMGKGSKERIVPVGGPALNAIQRYRQEASVTSGPLFLSSRRKRITQQAVDQLLKKYLKRSNIPFAISPHKLRHSFATHLLDAGADLRSVQTLLGHASLSTTQIYTHVTKERLKQAYDTAHPRA
- a CDS encoding SGNH/GDSL hydrolase family protein — protein: MKSLFLHLVKISGILGFLGLNACSNQPQLPPGPYGSHPHEEIVRRVAEKTDLAVLFIGNSYSFGVPRAFTRLAAANGRKVRTAHATYSGWTLARHAANEATLAKIRNGRWDIVVIQEHSVIPSLPAGKRDAEMLPPLRSLVTEVRKQGAVPVLYQTWGRRDGNKDVRHDDFHKMTGRLRDGYEAAAKNAGCLVVVPVGDAWEREFSAGNGAELFMPDGSHPSVFGNEVTARAFYEAFFGK